Within Thermococcus indicus, the genomic segment AAACGCTCTTCATCCCCCTTCCCTTCTCGGCGGTTGCTTTTTAAAAGGTTCCCCCAAAATTCTCCCGGCCGATGACGAGCGTTAGCCACGCTGAGCGGTGAGGAGAAGAGGGTTAGCCGAGGCCGTTTAAGGGATTCCGTTTTTCACAGGTCTTCAGAAAACCCAGGAACTCCCTGAGGAACTCCATCCCTGCATCGTTGTTCACCGCCTTGGGGTGGAGGGACAGGAGGAAAGTTCCCCCGGTGTGGGCGTACGAGGCCCTGGCGCTCGCCAGCTGGTAGTCAAGGAAGGGGCTGGGAAGATACCACGTGTACTCCCGGTTGTATACGGGTTCGACGGTTCCGTTGGGGAAGTACACGAAATCCTCCCCGATGACTGTTATGTTGCGGGACAGGAGAACCGCCAGTGCATCCTCCGAGAGGGAGTAGCGCGGGGCTATGAAGTATTCCGGCGTGACGTTGAGGCAGGAGAGGACCCTAAGGCCGAGTTCAAGCTTTTTTTCCGCCGTGCTCGCGTTGCAGTCAAACTCGTCCCCGGTGTGGGCGTACCCGTGAAGCTCCACGTGGTATCCCTCTGCCTTCAGCCTCCCAAGGAAAGCCACGAAAGCGGGGTAATCCTCAAGCGGCATTCCCCCGCCGTGGTT encodes:
- a CDS encoding DUF2334 domain-containing protein; translated protein: MKAEISVMVIIVLVFAASSSISAPAYIPRFEDFAILIHDVSPGYFEQLREITALIDTYSLQNATYLFVIPNHGGGMPLEDYPAFVAFLGRLKAEGYHVELHGYAHTGDEFDCNASTAEKKLELGLRVLSCLNVTPEYFIAPRYSLSEDALAVLLSRNITVIGEDFVYFPNGTVEPVYNREYTWYLPSPFLDYQLASARASYAHTGGTFLLSLHPKAVNNDAGMEFLREFLGFLKTCEKRNPLNGLG